The window TGCGCCGCATTGCCGCTCGACGCGCGCGCCCCTCGCCGTTCGAGGTCGCCTACCGCCTGCCTTGGGGCGATGCGCGTTTCGGCCGTCGGATGGTCGAGGTACACCTCGACCAATCCACCGACCGCGGCACCAGAAAAATGGAGCGCTTGCTGGCCGAGGCCCACTGGATCGCGCACATGGCGCAGATCGGTCAAGGCTCGCGGGTATTCGAGCCCGCCTGCGGCCCGGGTCTATACCTGCGGCAATGGGCGCGGAGCGGCGCTGCGGTGTTCGGCGCGGATATCAACCGCGCGGCGTTGCGCTACGCCGCCGGGCTGTTCGACGGTCTGCCGCGTCCGTGTCTGATGTTGGCCGACGTGCAGCGCATCGGCCTGGCCGCGAACAGCCTGGATTGCATCTGCTACACCTACGGCGAGCCGAGCACCTGGCCGCCGGACGAGCTGTCGCAGCTGGTCGAGCGTTTCGCAAGCTGGCTGCGTCCCGGCGGCACGCTGATCCTCGAATGCTGCTCGGACCACGGGTTGCGCTCAGACGCCGGAGCGTTTTGCGATATCGTGCCGCGCAGCGTGTTCTGCGCAAGCCCGCAGGTCTACTGCGAGGAGCTTAGCTGGCACAGGCAAAGCCGTTCGCGGCTGGACCGCTACTGGATCATCGAGCTGCCCAGCGGCAAGCTCAGCGAATACAGCCTGGCTCACCGGGCATACGGCCCGGACGAGTTGCGCGCGATGCTGGCCCACGCCGGGCTCGAGCCGCGGCAGGTGTATGGCAATCTGCGCGGAGCGCAATGGACGAAAATGTCGGATTGGACCATGGCTGTGGCCGTTCGCCATTGACACCATTGTGCCGCGGGTACAAATCAAGCACTGGTCGCTACGCAGTCTGTGGTCAAGCTGATCAAGGTCGAAGTGAAGATGGTGAAGAGCAATCGTTATAAAACGTTCCCGATGACGGGGGATGGCCGTCAATCGGGAAACATTCCTTGACCGGATCGACCGATTGCGATATTGCGCGACGTGATCTCTGTAACCGCTTAGACACCGAACTGTAATTAGAGGCACAAAGTTATCTTCAGATTCCGGGATTCCGGTAATTCAGA of the Candidatus Alcyoniella australis genome contains:
- a CDS encoding class I SAM-dependent methyltransferase — translated: MANLIDLIGRLRQIAPASAADAVRRIAARRARPSPFEVAYRLPWGDARFGRRMVEVHLDQSTDRGTRKMERLLAEAHWIAHMAQIGQGSRVFEPACGPGLYLRQWARSGAAVFGADINRAALRYAAGLFDGLPRPCLMLADVQRIGLAANSLDCICYTYGEPSTWPPDELSQLVERFASWLRPGGTLILECCSDHGLRSDAGAFCDIVPRSVFCASPQVYCEELSWHRQSRSRLDRYWIIELPSGKLSEYSLAHRAYGPDELRAMLAHAGLEPRQVYGNLRGAQWTKMSDWTMAVAVRH